The Hornefia porci genome contains the following window.
CAGTGATTTTTCCCTGATTTCCTTTTTCTTTGCCACTTTCTGTATTTCCTCTCGTTTTCTCTTTGTTTCCGCTTATTTCAATATTTCCTTCTCGATGCTCCGGAACCGCGCCGGCGGTTCTCCCCGGATTTCCATTCCGTCCAGATACTCATACCCCTCTCCGCAGTGATCGAAAACCAGCCTCCACGCGTGGAGCAGCTGGGTCGTCTGACCGAATCGTTCCCGAATGACTCTGTTCACGCCGGGATCTCCGTATTTGGCGTCTCCGATGACCGGATATCCCGCAGCCGCCAGCTGTGCGCGAATCTGATGTGTCCTTCCCGTGAGGATCTCCACCTCCGCCAGCGTAAAGCCTCCGCCCCGGCGCAGCGGAACGGCGACGGTTTCCATCGTTTTTCCGCCCGGCAGTTCCTCTCCGACCCGGACCATATTTTTGTCTTCCCGTTTCACCATCTCACCCCGCAGACGGAGGCTCTCTCTCAGATCGCCGCAGACGATGGTCAGATAGAATTTCCGGATGCTTCCGCGCTCACGGATCAGTTCATTGAAATGCTGCAGCGCACGATAATTCCTGCCGAAGATCACCAGCCCCGAGGTATTGCGGTCCAGCCGGTTCACAGGCGCGGGAACAAAGGTTTTCTCCCGGGACGGATCGTAGCCTCCCGTCGCCGTCAGATAGGAAATCACCTGATTGGTCAGGTGATTCTTTTTTTCCTTCCCGTCTCCGTGGGTCAGCAGCCCCGCCGGCTTCTCCACCACCAGAATATTTTCATCCTCATAGGCGATGCGGAACTGCCTCCGGACGTTTTCCGTTTTTTTGCCGCGATGAAACAAAGCCAGATCCGCATCCCCGATATACAGGCTCACCACGTCTCCGCTCCGGAGGATCCGGTCCCGTCCCGCTCTGCGGCCGTTGACCTTCACGTCTTTCCGGATTGCCTTGTAGATGAAACCGAGGGGCGCGCCGTTCAGATACTTCCGCAGGAATCTGTCCAGCCGCTGGTTCTGTTCATTCTCACCGATGTCGATATTTTTCATGTCTTATATTATACAACAGCGCTCTGCGTAAATCAAAATTAATTGTCCTTTCGGCGGAAGTATGTTATGATGTTCTTGTAGAAACCGGTGCCGAAGCCGCAAACCGCTCCGGCACAAAACCAGATAAAGGGGGTCTGTTAATGAGTAAATCCAGATCGTTTCGTGACTATCACTACGATCACAGCGATATCCTGCTTGCCGTTGTCATCCTGATCATCGCCGCCGCGCTGATTGTGTGGCGGATCAACATCATCATGGCTTATCCGTCGACGCTGGGACAGAAGGCAGGCACTACCGTGACCACGGAGCAGAACGCCACGACGTCAGACAATACCGCTGCCAAGGAGAGCACCAGGAGTTCCGGGACCAACAAGGCAACCTGGACCGACGACAAGCTCGCCGAGGAGTTCACACTCACCGTGGAGGGCTCCAGCGCAGACAAGAAGATCCAGTGCCTGATCGACGCGGGTCTGTTCACCAGCTCTGTCGATTTCAAATCGGTGTGCAAGAGCTACGGCCTGAATGCGGCGTCCATCAAAGCCGGAACCTATACGTTCAGCCAGGGTATGACAAAGGAAGATATAGCGAAAGATGTTATTAAATAATACTCGGGAGGTATTAAAATGGCATTAGTTACAACAACAGAGATGTTCAGAAAGGCACTGAACAGCGATTATGCGGTCGGCGCATTCAATGTGAACAACATGGAGATCATCCAGGGAATTGTTGACGCGGCTCAGCAGGAGAACGCTCCGCTGATTCTGCAGGTGTCTGCCGGCGCGAGAAAATACGCGAAACCGGTCTATCTGGTCAAGCTTGTTGAAGCTGCCATCGAAGACACCGGCGTGGATGTGGCTCTGCATCTGGACCACGGCGCCGATTTCGACATCTGCAAAAGCTGTGTTGACGGCGGATTCACCTCCGTTATGTACGACGGCTCCAAGCACCCGTTTGAGGAAAACATCCGAATCACCCGTCAGGTCGTGGAATACGCCCACGCCCACGGCGTCGTTGTGGAAGCCGAACTCGGAAAGCTTGCCGGAGTAGAGGACGCTGTCCATGTAAACGAGAGGGAGGCGACCTTCACTGTACCTGAGGAGGCAGCCGAATTCGTCGAGAAGACCGGCGTTGATTCTCTGGCGGTCGCCATCGGAACAAGTCACGGTGCGTATAAATTCAAAGGAACTCCGTATCTCGATTTTGAGAGACTGAAGAAGATCCATGCGCTGATTCCGGACACTCCGCTTGTTCTCCACGGTTCGTCCTCCGTTCCGCAGGAGTTCGTCGAGCTCTGCAACAAATACGGCGGAGAGGTTCCGGGTGCCCAGGGCGTTCCGGAGGATATGATTACTGAAGCTGTAAAGCACGGCGTCTGCAAGGTCAACATCGATACCGACCTGCGTCTGGCCATGACTGCGGAAATCCGGAGAGTCTTCCACGAGAATCCGGCGGAATTCGACCCGCGCAAATACCTCGGCCCGGGCAGAGACGCCATCCAGAAGATGGTAGCCCACAAGATGAGAGACGTGCTGAAGTGCTCCAACCAGCGCTAAAAGCCGTCGACGGCACCAGCGTTCCGAAAGCTTCAGAAGCTGTACCGGAACAGGCGTCACAAATAATTCATGTCACAGAAAGAGGACCGGCGACCCGGTCCTCTTTTCATGCATTCCGACGCTTCCGCGCCGCGTTTCTATCTGTTTTCTATTCCGGCAATCGCTCTGGCAAGGTCTTTCTTTCCCTGAATATTCCCCTGCCGGGAAATCATGATGCGCTGCGCCTGAGGCGATCCCGCACCGTGCATGGATTCTGTGCGGTACCCCACCGCGGCGGTTCCCAGACACAGGTTCTCCAGCAGCCGGAGCACCTTCTGACGGTCCTCAACATCCATATCTTCCCGGGTCGCAAAGTACTTCCGGCAGATCTCACCGACGGATTCTCCTCCTCTTCCCGCCGGCAGCTCCGATTCAAAGTCCTTCTGGGACGGCATCGTCACCATCAGCCCGCCGGCGATATCCTCCGCCAGCCGGACGATTTCATACGGGAAGCGTGTCACATTCTGCTTGCAGACATTCGCCAGCAGCAGATCGATCTGATAGTTCCCCGCTTTGGTGGGATGCCCTTCGGCCGAACAGGCGATGCCGCAGCAGAACAGCGTCTCATTCAGATGCGTCATCTCGATAAGCTTGTCCTTGATGTGAGAAGCCTTTTCCGCTCCGTTGTATTCCGCCGCCAGCGCCGCCGCGCCGATGACAACGTCTCCGACGCCCACCTTGCAGCCGCCGTAGCTCTGCCGGTGGTATCCGGCAAACCGCTCCACCATCATGCCCGCGAATTCATATTCCCCGGCCATGAACACATACTCATTGGGAATGAACACATCGTCGAAGACCACCAGCGCCTCCTGTCCGCCGAACCGGCTGTTCCCCACATCGACGGAGCAGGGATCCTCCAGCTTCCGGGTGTCGCAGGACTGGCGGCCGTATACCATAAACAGCCCCTCCGCATCACTGGGGCAGGCGAAGGATACCGCGTAATCCGCGTCCGCCTCCCGCATGGCGATGGTGGGCATGATCAGGTGCCAGTGGGAATTGACCGCTCCGGTCTGATGCGCTTTGGCTCCGCGCACCACGATCCCGTCCGGCAGGCGCTCCACGATCCGCAGAAACAGATCTTTGTCCGGCTGCGCGTGGGGCGCTTTACCCCGGTCTCCCTTGGGGTCCGTCATCGCGCCGTCCACCACCAGGTCCTCGTCCTGGATCATCTCCAGGAACTTCACAAAGTTCTCGTGATACTTTGTGCCCTTCGCCTCGTCCAGCTCATAGGTCGTGGAGAACACCGCGTTGAACGCGTCCATCCCCACACAGCGCTGAAAGCACGCGCCCGTCTTTTGTCCCAGAAGCCTCTGCATCTTCACCTTGCGAACAAGATCGTCCGTGCTCTGGTGCAGATGGGTGAACCGGTTGATCGTCTTGCCGGTCAGGGAGGATTTCGCGGTCATCAGGTCCGCGTACTCCGGGTCCTGCGCCAGATCGTAGGTCATCGCCACGCTGTTGATGGACGGGCGGATGATCGGATGATCCACCCAGTTCTCCACCTGCTCGCCGAACATGTAGACTCTGGTCTTCAGTCTGCGCAGACTTTCTATATATTCTTCTCCTGTCATTAAAGCCATCTCTCTCCTCCTGGAAAAACACCCCGCACCCGCAAGTCACTTCGCCCGGGGCCTTCCCTCCACTCCGGTGCCGGGATTCTCTCTTTCGCTGTAGAAAAGCAGGGCCTGAACTCGTCAGACCCCGCGGAATTTTTAATATACGCCGTACTTGTAAACTCTGTCCGGTACGTCCTTGTTAATCTTATCTTCATCAATGAACGCCACCGCGCGAACGATGGTGCCGTCGCCCATGTACCATCTGAGAGGGAATGCGCAGAACATGAATCTCTGCCCCTTGACCTTCTCCACATCGCCGCCGATGTTCTCAATGCCCATGACATTGTTCCCCAGCAGGATGTTGTGTACCGGCTCCCACTCCGGATAATCCTCCAGAGGCTCATGGCCGAACTCTTTCTTATATTCTTCAACAATTCTCGGTACATACGGGCCGGGACCGTGCTGCGCCGCGTATGTATAGAGGATATGATCCAGCGCCTGAAGGTCAAATCCAACGCCCTTCACCTTCAGATCGAAGACCAGATGATTCGCCGCCTCGATGGAGCATCCAGGGCTGTATGCGAAATAATCGTCGTTCTCTCCCCAGCGCTTGTTCATGCCGGTGCAGATGATGACCCAGTCACCCTCCTGAATGCCGCCTTCCACCTTCTTCGCAGCCTCGTCGATTTCCTCCGCAGTAATCAGTTCCCAGTGCTTCTTCGGGATGTCCAGACATACCGCCGGTCCGTAGTAATTCTCCAGCGGAAGCTCGTGAGTGTAGGCGCCCTCCGGAATCACGTGAGACGGGGAATCCGCGTGAGTCGAGTTATGCATATGGAAATCATTGAAGGTCTGCAGCAGTCTGTAGTGCATCGGCATATGCTGCACTCTGTCGATATGGAAATCGCCGTTGGACGGCCAGAGCGGATTTCCTCTGCCGAACGGATGTGATAAGTCGACTAATACTTGTTTACCCATTTTTCTTCTCCTTTTATTTTCGCATATTGAATCACAACTGTAATACGTATCTGCTTATATTAATTAGCAAAGGGTATGCCATTCCGTCGGATTTGCTGCAATCCGCATGTTTTCAACGCTTCAACAAAAGCTGATCCCCGCCGCCTGCGGCGGTTTCTGTTGCATCACGCGCAGATCGTTGCAGTCAGGCAACGGATTTTCCGCCCGCCCGGGCAGCAGATCTTCTACACGCCCAGTATACTGCGGGCCTCATCCGGCGTCGCCACGGTTTTTCCCAGCTCCTCCACGATGCGCTTCACCCGCGCGACGAACTGCTGATTAGATTCCGCCAGCTGGCCTTTGTTGTAGTAGACATTGTCCTCCAGCCCCACGCGCACGTTGCCGCCTAAGGCGAGAGCCGCCATCATGATCTCATTGGCTCCCTTCCCGATACCGAAAGCGCTCCAGGTGCATTTCTCCGGAAGGTGATTGACGAGGTACAGCAGATTTTCCGTCGTCGCCTCCATTCCACCGGCCGCGCCGAGGCAGAGCTGGAAGTGCGCCGGCTCCTGAATAATCCCTTTCCGGATGTAATACTTCGCCGTGTTCAGCATCCCGATATCGAATATCTCAATCTCCGGTTTAACGCCCGCCGCAATCATTTCCTTTCCGCACAGCTCCAGAAATTCCGGCTCATTCATAAACACCACGCTGTTCAGCCAGTTCATGGTTCCGGCGTCAAAGGAGGCCAGCTCCGGCTTCAGTTCCCGGAATGGATGGATGCGCTCCTCCCACGAAAAGCCCTGACCTCCGGAGGACGTGAGATTCAGCACCAGCGGCGAACCAGCGTCCCGGATCAGCTTTACCGTCTCCTCAAACTTGTCAAACCTCATGCTGGCCGCATCGTTGTCATCCCGTACATGAATATGCACCGCGGACGCTCCCGCGTCACAGCACGCCAATGCGGACGCCGCGATTTCCTCCGGCTGCGTCGGAAGGTTCGGGTTATCCTTCTTCGTGGTCACAGCGCCGGTCAGCGCCGCGGTCACGATCACCTTACTTTTGTCATTCAGTCTCCGTGTTTCATACATAATTTTTGTTTCCTCCTGCTACAAAATATGACGGCGCTGTCGCCGTTCTCTTTGCGCACATATACAAACGCAAGCTTTGTGCCACCACAAAGCCATTGAAAATCCGCCGTTCCGGCGGCCCTCAAGTTGCACAGCGTCATTCCCGTTGCAGTCCGGCAACAAATTTGCTTTCAGTGCTCATCCTTCCCTTTATCATTCCGCCCATCGGTGGTATAATGAGGAAAATAACCGGGAGGACGCGATGAATCAGATAGTAGCCATACAGGAAGTAATTGAAAAAATCGACGACGCCGTCAAGAGAGAGGACTATAAGGATCCGGACGCCGCCCTGGCGCTGCTGCAGAGCCTCAAGGCTGATCTGCACTATTTTCACGAGGCCGGAATCGATTTCAAGGTCGTAGTGGACAGCCTCGACGACAGCATTTACATCACCGACAAAGAAGGACGCGTCATGTATGTGAATCCGGCTCACAAAAAGAACACCAACATTGAGCCGGAAGAGGTCCTGGGACGCCTCACCGGCGATATTGTCCGCGAGGGCACTCTGTTCACCGGCGGATCGACGATGGACGTCATCAAAGAGAAAAAGAAGATTTTCCGCCTCTCTACAGTGCAGAAGAAGGATCCCCCCGAAGTCGGATATACCGTAGGCGTTCCCATTTTCGACAGGAACGGAGAACTGGCTCAGGTGGTGGTCAGCAGCCGTCCGATTCTTTCACTCCAGGCGCTGCACGAGGATTACGGCCGATTCCTTTCCGAAATCGACCGCACCAAGGAACAGCAGCACGTCACGATTCACAAAAACGCGAAATCTCCTTCCATGTCCGGTGACCGGCTTATCGGCGCTTCCTACTCGCTGAAAAAAATCTCCGATATCATCGCTCTGGCTGCTCCCACCGACGCGACAGTGCTGATCACCGGAGAATCCGGCGTCGGCAAGGAGGTCATCGCGGACGAAATTTACCGAAAAAGCGACCGCAGCGACCGGACCTTCATCAAGGTAAACTGTGCCTCGATTCCCGCCAATCTGCTGGAATCCGAACTTTTCGGCTACGAGCGCGGCGCGTTCTCCGGCGCGAACTCCGGCGGAAAGCCGGGACTCTTTGAAATGGCCAGCGGCGGCACGCTTCTCCTGGACGAAATCGGCGACATGCCCATGGATCTTCAGGTGAAGCTTCTGCGGGCGATTCAGGACAAAAAAATAACCCGCGTAGGGGGCACCAAACCGATTCAGCTGGACATCCGGTTCATCGCCGCCACCAACAGCGACCTGAAGAAGAAAATCGCGGAGGGCACGTTCCGGCAGGATCTTTTCTACCGGCTGAACGTCATTCCGGTCAACATCCCGCCGCTCCGGGAGCGGATCAACGACATCGATGCGCTGACCGACCACTTCATCGACGTGTTCGCGGAGAAGCACCATCGCCGGCTGACTCTGTCTGAGAAAAACAGAGAAGTCTTCCGTGCCTATCACTGGCCGGGCAACGTGAGAGAGCTGGAAAACGTCATCGAATATCTGACGATCTGCGCTTCCGGCAGCGACCACGTAGACGAGGAGACTCTCCGGGGAATACTGGACATTTCCCAGAGCGACAACCCGGCCACCGGCGCCGGAACTCTGGCTCAGTCCGTGGAAAATTATGAGAAGAATCTCATCGAAACGGTTCTGAAAAGCTCAAAAAGCCTGCGGGACGCCGGCGCACGTCTGGGCGTCAACGCCTCCACAATATCCCGCAAAATCAAGCAGTACGGAATCGACTATCCGGGAACCAAGTAGCACAGTCTCCGGATTTTCTGGTGCGACCGAAACCAGTCTGCTGTATCTTCATTTGTCAGAACAGTCCATAAGAATACGAAAGAACGCCTGCACCTCGTCCGGGGCGTTCTTATTTTATTCTCCCGCGGCCATTGCCGCGGTTTTCTGTATTTATCTGAAGGAAAGAAATCACAATCACTCTGGTCAGACATCGCTCCCCGTCAATTTTACAATAAAACTATTTATCTGCAGATTATTATCACTATACAGTTGCCCTGCCCATTGCTCTTATGCTATAATTGACCATACTCAAGACTACAGTTAATTATCTGATATCCGATTTATAACCCGCATGCAGGAAAGGATCTACACATGCCCAGAAGAATGCAGAAAAAGAATGACTCGAAAAAAGTAAGCGCTTTATGCTGCGGTTCAGCAGCTTTTGTGAAAGGGGTTAAAGGAATCTTTCATCGCGCGCAACACCACAAAGAAGCATCAAACCCGAACTCACTGAGAAAGAAACTGCTGACCATGCTGGCTGCATTTTCAATCGCTTTTACTGTCTGCCAGCCGGGCGATGCCGTTACTGTCCATGCCGCCGGCAGCGAGGTGGATGCGCAGACCATCCTCCAGGAGGCATTGCTGAATGCTGCCAAAGGCACCCCGTCTGAATTTGCAAAATGGGGAACAAAAAAGCTGATTGCCGCTGCCCTCAACTCCGATGAAGTAAGCGACTGTGACATTATCATGGGCAGGCTGGATGACATCGTAAAAAACCAGACCAGGATGATTGATATGCTGAGTGAGATCGATACGAAGATTATGAAAAAAGATCTCTACGATAATATGAATGAGTTTATCAAGAAATCATGGTCAGGCGATTTCGAAAAGAATTATAAAGGACTGACCGCTGTAAATGCTGCATCATACAGCAGCGACGCCGCTCGGGCATCCGCACAGAAAAACTATCTTATCACCAGCGTCGCAGAAATGAATCCCAGTTCACTCCACGGCGGAGACTGCCAGTTTGATAAAGATGTATACACCTACGGAAACTATCTGACCCAGGGTGAATGGGTGTTATACAGCAGCGAACGGCAGCCGATTTATTCAATATGGCATCAGACCATGAAATACAAATACAAATGGGAGCACCAGTCATACGAGGAATGGGCTGCTTTCCAGAATAATGTGACGGAATCATATCTGTCCGCCGCCGCAGTGGACAAGCTCTCGATTCTGGCCCGGATCGATGCGATTGAGAAGTATAACAAGACTCACATTACTTCCAGGATTTCCACAGACGGACTGAAAACACGTTTGAGTATGCTTGACGAACAGATTGCAAAAGTCAGAGAAATCTACAATAAATACAAAGTAACGCCGCTGGCTGATTCCATACGCCACTATCAGGTGCCCGGACATGAAATGTATCTGTATACCACAGCCAAAGAACAGGCCATCATTAATGAAGCAAACCGGAAAAAAGGAATCCACGATCTTGTCACATGGTATAACAAGCATCGCAATAACAAATCCGAGTATACCCAGCTGACGGGAATCAAAGGACGCTGGAACGATAAAATGCACAGAACGGATGTGTCTCCTAACCTGAACCACTGGCGAAGCTTTATCAGCTATGACGCCTCCACTCTGACCCCAACAGCCGAATGGATGCAGCAGATTTACAAAGACTACGAGGGGAAGGCAACTCTTTATCAGATTTTCTTTGACAAAGACAAGGGAAATCTGACGCCGCCTTCAGGCTGGCAGAAAAACTGGAATTTTGTCGTGGATCCCAACCCGGATCATCCGATGGAATACTGGGACGGCGGGACATTCAAAGCCGACCGCATATATACGCCGACGCTGAACGGTTCTGCAGCATTGCAAAAGTCTATCATCTACTACTATCATAACTGGAACAATAATCCTCCGGATACGGTACGGCATTATATCGGTATCGGAATCACGAAAGACCCTCGCGGTAATGCAGATGAAATAAGTCCGGATTACGATGATATCTGGAACGAAAGTTCCATGGACAGTGACCCGCAAGGCTGTGTCATCGGCGCATCTCTCTCTGCAGACGAGCCGAAGAAAGATGAGACCTCCAAAGTGTCTGATTCATTGAATCACACGGACGCGAAAACATCTCCGGAAACCGGCGACTCCGCTCCGATACTGCCGCTGGCCGGTCTGGCGTTCCTGAGTGCATTGGCTGCGGCAGGATTGTTGATCAGGCGAAAAACATCATCAGAGAAATGAACTTTATACTGCACAAAGTCGTTTTAAAAAAAAGCCTCCGCATTAAAGCGGAGCCTTTTTTCTTATACCATTTCAATGATGACTGCGGTTCCCATGCCGCCGCCCGCACACAGGGTGGCGAGGCCGTATTTCTGCCCGCGCTTCATCAGCTCGTACATGCAGGTGATGACCAGGCGGGAGCCGGTTGCGCCCACGGGATGACCGAGGGAAATACCGCTGCCGTTCACATTCAGCTTGTCATCCGGAATTCCCAGCGTCTTCTGGCAGGCAAGGCACTGAGCGGCGAAGGCCTCGTTGATTTCGAACAGATCGATATCGTCGATGGTCATTCCCGCCTTGTCCAGCGCTTTTCTGGAGGCGTCGATGGGGCCGATTCCCATCAGCTCCGGGGGAACGCCTACCGTCGCCACAGATTTGATGCGGCAGATGATGTTCAGCCCCAGCTCCTTGGCTTTTTCCTCCTCCATCAGGATCACGCCGGAAGCCGCGTCGTTCATACCGGACGCATTGCCTGCGGTCACCGTTCCGTCCTCCTTAAAGGTTGGCTTCAGCTTCGCCAGCGCCTCATAGCTCGCGTTTCTCCTGGGATACTCGTCGGTATCATAGGTAGTGTCACCTTTTCTTCCGTGCACCGTAACAGGAATGATTTCATCCCTGAATTTCCCGGCGTCGATGGCTGCCACCGCTCTCTGCTGGGAGCGAAGAGAATAGCGATCCATCTCTTCTCTGGTCACATGATATTTCTCAGCCACATTTTCCGCGGTGATTCCCATCGCAGGTCCGACGCCCAGATTCGTCAGGGAATCCCACATGGAGTCCCGCAGCTCCATATGACCGTACTTCTTGCCGTATCTGGCGTCGAACACCATGTGGGGCGCGGTGCTCATGCTGTCCGCGCCGCCCGCCATGATGCAGTCTGCTTCGCCGGCCTTAATCTGATAGTAGCCGAACTGAATTGACGACATCGACGAAGTGCAGTTTCTGTGGATTGTGATTCCCGGCACCGTAACCGGCAGGCCTGCCTTGACCGCGGCGACGCGGGCCAGGTTGTTTTCTTTGTAGGTCCTCTGATAGTTGCAGCCCCAGATTACATCCTCGATCATCGCGGGATCGATACCCGCCCGCTCTACCAGCGCCTGCATGACAGGGATGGAAAGATCCAGTGACGTAATGGTCTTAAACTGCCCGCCGATGGTTCCGATAGGCGTTCTGCAGCCTGCTACTATGACGACATTTCTCATTGCTTATGCTTCCTTTCCTGTAATTGAGTCTTCCTTCGCGTAGTCCAGGTTGTATTTTCTCGTATTCAGCACAGAGATCAGGATGATGTTCACCGCCAGCAGCACGATGAATACGATATAGGCTCCCCGCAGGGATCCGGTGATGGTCAGCGCGAGAGAATTGATTTTGTAGTTCAGCATCAGCACAATCTCCATAATCGGGAAGTAGATGGAATAGACCAGATCGAAGTTGTGTCTACCGAATACAGAAGCCGGAAGGGACGTCATGAAGTTTGCCGCCGCTCCGATTGCTACGCCGACCATGGCGACACAGATATATCCGCCCAGCTGATTGTTCAGAATATAGTTGACCGCGAGGGCGATGATGTACCAGATCAGGAACGCGCGAACCGCGGTCTTGACGCCCAGTTTCTGGTCGATGAAGCCGAACCCGTAGGAGCCGGCCAGGCCGACGAGGGCGCAGACTGTCATCATGAACACCGCCTTGGTGGGCGTGAATCCCAGCTCAATGTTTCTGGATACCATCTGACTCATGACTCCGGTGGTGACCAGCTGGTTGATTCCGATGATGATGGCGACCACCCACATCTCCGGGGTTTTCAGCAGAGAAGCAACCGTCCATCTGCTGGTGTTCTCCGAGCTCATATCCGCATATTCCGCTTCATAGACCTCTTTGCTGACGTTGTCCGGGTAGACGCCTCTCTCCTGGGGAGTGTTGCGAATCACGATGTACCCGATAATGGCTACAACGATACCGACAATTCCCATGACTCTCATTCCGGCAGCCATTCCGAGACCGCCGATCAGTGCGGAAATCAGAGGAACATAAAGGGCAGAACCCAGATTGTGTCCCATCGTCGTAAAGCCGTTGGCAAGACCTTTCTTCTTCGGGAACCACTGGGTAACCAGATTTCCTCCGCCGATGTACGCAGCGCCGTTGATAAAAATCGTTACCAGTGTCAGGCCGATGAAGTACGAGAATACTGTCTGAGATGCGCCGTAATAAATGTACGATGCTCCCGCCAGTCCGAGGAAGATCGCAGAAAGCGCCCTGGCGCCGATCTTAACGCAGATGCGCCCGATGATAAAGTAAGCGACCACGCCGATCAGGCCCGCATAGAACGCCATATCCAGAAGTCTCGCATGCAGCGCCGTCTGAGAAGCGTAGCCCAGCGCCTTCCAGTGCGCTCCCGCAAACGCCTCGATGACGATATTCTGCCCGTCGATGGAATAACCGATGAGGAACCAGAACATGATCATGCAGTAGAAGATGATCAGCCAGCCCTTTCCGAAGTCGGCTCTGGTGTTTTCCGACTGTAATTTCACATTGTTATCTGACATAATAAACCTCCATATGGTTGTCGCCGGCGGCGCGCCTGCTGCCGCGAATTCATCCGCGCCCCCGCGCCGCCGGCAGGAAATCGCCTATTTCTTTCCGAATCTCAGGTCTGTGGCTGCCACGACCATTTCATCCCACGTATCGAACCGGCTGCTCTCCCGGACAAAGCCGTCCAGCAGCGTCTTAGAGTATACCAGTCTTGGAGAATCCCAGGTGCACATGACGGCGCTGGAATACTTAAAGGCCTCGAAATTTTCCAGATTGGTGTATTCCTGCATGAATTCATCTGTAAAGATATCCTCCAGGATTTTCTTGAATTCATCGTCGTTATTGTAGGATACGTAATCGTTCAGCATGATTATTTACTCTCCGGATGTTCTTTGTAATACTCTTCCGCGGCCTTGAACACATAGTCGCGCCATACGGGTTCGTCCCTCTTCATGCAGGGACGAATGATCTCGTCTTCCTGGTCGCCCATTCCGTTGATAGTCTCTTTCCTCTGGACTGTCAGATACAGAGCCGGCTCGTTCGGTGGGCATCCGAGAATCCAGTAAGCATTCGGATGGTCTTTCAGATATTTCTTTGTACAATTTCCGTGGAGCACGATCTTCTCGTCGGGAATATCCTTCGGAACCTCGTTCTTCGGTCCCGCGACGATGGTCATTCCCGCGTTTTTGTCGTACTCTCCTACCGCCTTCAGCTCTTCCATATTGATGGCAAGCAGCGCCTGACAGCTGGAGCATGCGCCGTCGCAGCGCACATCGTATTCCGGCCACCGCTTGCTCATGTCTCCGATGTACGGGATCCACATGGGCTTAAAGCATTCCTCGATAGTCTGTCCCACGACCTCGATCTGATCCATGCTGTAGCTTCCCAGTCCGGCTTCCTCGGCTACCGTAAAATAGCTGACGCCGGAGGTATCGATTCCGGTGACCTCGCAGGCGACCCGGTCAATAGCGACAGGATCCTTCGACCCCAGAATCATGTTGGATTCAATAGGCACCGGCATGTGGGGGCTGTATCCGCT
Protein-coding sequences here:
- a CDS encoding DUF362 domain-containing protein, producing the protein MSSKSKVALVKGADIQEDVTRVFDLLGGVQNLIQKGSVVMLKPNAGHAEPPETSVCTNPEVIRAVIREVKKAEPKEIVIAEAAAIGCDTVECFEVSGIAKMAEEEGVECYDIKRDKDLVNVAVRGYRSNLDHIKLPRRLMEADHLINLPILKAHASMVFSGALKNIKGVVQDKVHMQMHQQNLTMAMMDVWSVCRADLNIMDAYRAASGYSPHMPVPIESNMILGSKDPVAIDRVACEVTGIDTSGVSYFTVAEEAGLGSYSMDQIEVVGQTIEECFKPMWIPYIGDMSKRWPEYDVRCDGACSSCQALLAINMEELKAVGEYDKNAGMTIVAGPKNEVPKDIPDEKIVLHGNCTKKYLKDHPNAYWILGCPPNEPALYLTVQRKETINGMGDQEDEIIRPCMKRDEPVWRDYVFKAAEEYYKEHPESK